The Clostridiaceae bacterium HFYG-1003 genome includes a window with the following:
- a CDS encoding proline racemase family protein, with protein sequence MVITRMLQAIDSHTAGEPTRIITGGVPNIPGQTMAEKREYLEQNLDWLRRAVMLEPRGHANMFGSVLTSPVSEEADFGIIFMDGKGYLNMCGHGTIGAATAAVETGIVPMVEPVTHVTLDAPAGLVRAQVRVEGSKARSVTVTNVPSFLYRRDVRLVTPLLGEVTFDIAFGGSFFALIRDEYFGCTIEPENSERLLKMATELRDVINREIRVQHPTLPHINTVDLVEIYGAPTHPEANYKNVVIFGERQIDRSPCGTGTSAKMAALGAKGELKLGEEFVYESITGTIFRGKLVETTTVGEFDAFIPQITGSAWITGFNQFVIDETDPVKYGFVLN encoded by the coding sequence GTGGTTATCACCAGGATGTTACAAGCAATCGATTCTCATACCGCCGGGGAGCCAACCCGGATTATCACGGGAGGCGTCCCGAATATCCCGGGCCAGACCATGGCCGAAAAACGGGAATATCTGGAACAGAATCTGGACTGGCTGCGCCGGGCCGTCATGCTGGAGCCCAGGGGTCATGCCAACATGTTCGGCTCAGTCCTGACCTCACCCGTCAGTGAGGAAGCGGACTTCGGAATTATATTTATGGATGGCAAGGGCTATCTCAACATGTGCGGACACGGCACCATCGGCGCGGCGACGGCCGCGGTCGAGACCGGCATTGTCCCCATGGTGGAGCCGGTAACCCATGTGACGCTGGACGCGCCGGCCGGTTTGGTCCGGGCTCAGGTCCGGGTCGAGGGCAGCAAGGCCCGATCCGTAACAGTAACCAATGTCCCGTCCTTCCTGTATCGCCGGGATGTCCGTCTGGTCACTCCGCTGCTGGGGGAAGTGACCTTTGACATCGCGTTTGGCGGATCGTTCTTTGCCCTGATCCGCGATGAGTACTTCGGCTGCACCATCGAACCGGAAAACAGCGAACGGCTTCTGAAAATGGCCACGGAGCTGCGCGATGTCATCAACCGCGAAATCCGGGTGCAGCACCCGACGCTGCCGCACATCAATACGGTGGACCTGGTGGAAATCTATGGCGCACCGACTCATCCGGAAGCCAATTACAAAAATGTGGTTATTTTCGGGGAACGCCAGATTGACCGCTCACCCTGCGGCACCGGAACCAGTGCGAAAATGGCCGCCCTGGGCGCCAAGGGCGAACTGAAACTGGGCGAAGAGTTTGTCTATGAGTCCATCACCGGAACCATCTTCCGTGGCAAGCTCGTGGAAACGACAACCGTGGGCGAGTTTGACGCATTCATTCCACAGATCACCGGTTCGGCCTGGATTACCGGGTTCAATCAGTTCGTCATCGACGAAACCGACCCCGTCAAGTACGGCTTCGTTCTGAATTAG
- the prdC gene encoding proline reductase-associated electron transfer protein PrdC translates to MTHQLKIALKQGIGVPPQAVVRAGEHVRRGQVIARCDETTLGVDLHSPANGIVTSAADGYIVIEAPPDQTEFDYVRLEPGLSVADTVRRAGIIGLGGAGFPSYVKLGTRLDPSGYVLCNAAECEPVLEHNMHQIRQDPEGLLRAVAIAMEATGAGKGIIGMKLKHRTEIKLLTSAIKAQGIQNIRVLPLRNVYPVGEERALIRDTLNQLLETTQLPSAANAVVFNVETLYAIRDAVDEGKPLMDKYLTVAGRLKDLDPGETIVLRVPLGQSVAELLEAFGGFVGETGEILLGGPYTGRRGSSEDTVGKTLGGILVTQPFEQLEASRVGIIQCACGPLYPRLEQVARSMGGEIVGHEVCKNAVESRGTYKCMNPGNCPGQAEKVLALKKLGAQTILIGHCSDCTNTVMGSAPKLGLEVRHITDHVLLTMGQPVLRTFDETQL, encoded by the coding sequence ATGACACACCAACTGAAGATTGCTCTGAAGCAGGGTATTGGGGTGCCGCCCCAGGCTGTGGTCAGAGCCGGAGAACACGTACGGCGCGGCCAGGTCATTGCCCGCTGCGATGAAACCACCCTGGGAGTGGATTTGCACAGTCCCGCCAATGGAATCGTGACATCAGCCGCCGACGGCTATATCGTGATTGAGGCACCGCCGGATCAGACCGAATTTGATTATGTCCGCCTGGAGCCGGGCTTGTCAGTCGCCGACACGGTTCGGCGGGCAGGCATCATCGGCCTGGGCGGTGCCGGTTTCCCCAGCTACGTCAAACTGGGCACCCGCCTGGATCCGTCCGGCTATGTCCTGTGCAACGCGGCCGAATGCGAACCGGTGCTGGAGCACAACATGCATCAGATCCGGCAGGATCCCGAGGGACTGCTGCGCGCTGTTGCCATTGCCATGGAAGCCACCGGCGCCGGCAAGGGCATCATCGGCATGAAACTGAAGCACCGCACGGAAATCAAGCTGCTGACTTCGGCCATCAAAGCCCAGGGGATTCAGAACATCCGCGTGCTCCCGCTGCGCAATGTCTATCCGGTGGGCGAGGAGCGGGCGCTGATCCGCGATACCCTGAACCAGCTCCTGGAAACGACTCAGCTGCCGTCAGCGGCCAATGCGGTGGTTTTCAACGTCGAGACCCTTTACGCCATCCGCGATGCGGTGGATGAGGGCAAGCCCCTCATGGATAAATACCTGACAGTGGCCGGCCGGCTGAAGGATCTGGATCCGGGCGAGACCATAGTGCTGCGGGTTCCCCTGGGGCAATCCGTTGCCGAACTGCTGGAAGCCTTCGGCGGATTCGTCGGCGAGACCGGCGAAATCCTGCTGGGCGGTCCCTACACCGGACGGCGAGGCAGCAGCGAAGATACTGTTGGAAAAACCCTGGGCGGCATCCTCGTGACCCAGCCCTTTGAACAGCTGGAAGCCTCCCGCGTCGGCATTATCCAGTGCGCCTGCGGTCCGCTTTATCCGAGGCTGGAACAGGTTGCCCGCTCCATGGGCGGCGAGATTGTCGGCCACGAGGTCTGCAAGAACGCCGTCGAAAGCCGCGGCACTTATAAGTGCATGAACCCGGGAAACTGCCCTGGACAGGCTGAGAAAGTTCTGGCTCTGAAAAAACTGGGAGCACAGACGATCCTCATCGGACACTGTTCCGACTGCACCAACACCGTCATGGGGTCGGCCCCCAAACTGGGCCTGGAAGTGCGACATATCACCGACCATGTGCTGCTCACCATGGGCCAGCCGGTGCTGCGCACCTTCGACGAAACCCAGCTTTAA
- the prdB gene encoding D-proline reductase (dithiol) protein PrdB: MDLTIIKGLQSEIYVPVTPTPVWTEVTGELKNMRIAIASAAGVHLKTDERFNLAGDFSFREIPGDVRAQDLMVSHGGYDNGDVNKDINAMFPIIRLQELAREGFIKEVAPVHYGFMGGGGDQDKFQHETGPAIAKKLKEEAVDAVVLTAGUGTCHRSAVIVQRAIEESGIPTIIIAALPPVVRQSGTPRAVAPRVPMGANAGEPNNIEMQTAILKATLEQLFQISSAGMIVPLPFEYMARV; this comes from the coding sequence ATGGATTTGACGATAATCAAGGGTCTGCAGTCTGAGATCTATGTTCCCGTAACGCCTACGCCGGTCTGGACCGAGGTGACCGGGGAACTCAAGAATATGCGCATCGCCATCGCTTCAGCAGCGGGGGTGCATCTGAAAACTGACGAGCGGTTCAATCTGGCCGGTGACTTTTCATTCCGGGAGATCCCGGGCGATGTCCGGGCCCAGGACCTCATGGTCTCGCACGGCGGCTATGACAACGGCGATGTCAACAAGGACATCAACGCGATGTTTCCCATTATCCGGCTGCAGGAGCTGGCCCGGGAGGGCTTCATCAAGGAAGTTGCCCCGGTGCATTACGGCTTTATGGGCGGCGGCGGCGACCAGGACAAGTTTCAGCATGAAACCGGTCCGGCCATCGCGAAAAAACTGAAGGAAGAAGCGGTGGATGCCGTTGTCCTGACAGCTGGCTGAGGCACCTGTCATCGTTCCGCTGTCATTGTACAGCGGGCGATCGAGGAATCGGGGATTCCTACCATCATCATCGCAGCACTTCCGCCGGTTGTCCGGCAGAGCGGCACGCCCAGAGCGGTTGCCCCCCGGGTACCCATGGGGGCGAATGCCGGTGAACCGAACAACATTGAAATGCAGACTGCCATTTTAAAGGCCACCCTGGAGCAGCTGTTCCAGATTTCTTCGGCCGGCATGATTGTCCCGCTGCCCTTTGAATATATGGCTCGGGTCTAG
- the prdA gene encoding D-proline reductase (dithiol) proprotein PrdA, with protein sequence MSITKETALAHAGDKAVTCCRFEAGSVIEASILEDPAIFPDLLETGLLEFPTDALSIGEVLGGKLKATLDALTPLTPAVVELPAVSALTSQAPVPVQPAASVAPQVEGSAQGTQYIHIHIGEGRDIDLKIPVGMGLSQGMAAPAAPSEPEYSEQVLRSLKRSYIRIEEIRRGPETKIQGTTLFIREGIEHDAVASQELVTDLKLEIITPADYSKYSETIMDVQPVAVKVEGELGVGVTRVIDGAVLVVTGTDENGVQIGEFGSSEGPMDRNIMWGRPGSPDHGDLFIKTQVTIKAGTNMERPGPLAAHKASDFITEEIRSALKEAQDCVMVRDEDFRQVRRRGRKKLLIVKEIMGQGAMHDNLILPLEPVGTFGAKANVDLGNLPVMLSPLEVLDGGIHALTCIGPASKETSRHYFREPLVLEAMADPEIDLCGVLFVGSPQINSEKFYVSRRLGMTVEAIDPDGVIITTEGFGNNHIDFAAHHEEVGRRGYPVVGMTFSAVQGALVVGNDYMKHMVDNNKSKQGIENEILENNCLAPEDAVRAIAMIKAVMAGEPVKEAERKWTSQVKLNNIKVIEEATGRTIRLEDNEQVLEKSRKRAEIYEKEE encoded by the coding sequence ATGTCGATTACGAAGGAAACAGCCCTGGCCCATGCCGGGGACAAGGCAGTCACCTGCTGCCGGTTTGAAGCCGGCTCGGTCATTGAAGCGTCAATCCTGGAGGATCCGGCCATTTTCCCGGACCTTCTGGAAACCGGACTGCTGGAGTTCCCGACGGATGCCCTGAGCATCGGGGAAGTCCTCGGCGGGAAGCTGAAGGCCACATTGGACGCGCTGACCCCGCTGACCCCGGCGGTGGTGGAGCTGCCTGCGGTCAGCGCCCTGACTTCTCAGGCACCGGTCCCGGTTCAGCCCGCGGCGTCAGTCGCCCCTCAGGTGGAGGGATCCGCCCAGGGAACCCAGTACATTCATATTCATATCGGGGAAGGCCGCGACATCGACCTGAAAATTCCCGTAGGGATGGGACTGTCTCAAGGGATGGCAGCACCGGCAGCTCCCAGTGAGCCGGAATACTCCGAACAGGTGCTGCGCAGCCTGAAGCGCAGCTATATCCGAATTGAGGAGATCCGGCGCGGCCCCGAGACAAAGATTCAGGGGACAACCCTCTTTATTCGGGAAGGAATTGAGCACGATGCCGTGGCTTCCCAGGAACTGGTGACGGACCTGAAACTGGAAATCATCACGCCGGCTGACTACAGCAAGTATTCCGAGACCATCATGGATGTTCAGCCCGTGGCGGTGAAAGTCGAAGGCGAGCTCGGCGTTGGCGTGACCCGGGTCATTGACGGCGCGGTGCTGGTGGTGACCGGAACCGATGAAAACGGCGTTCAGATCGGTGAATTCGGTTCCTCCGAGGGACCGATGGACCGCAACATTATGTGGGGCCGGCCCGGTTCACCGGACCATGGCGATCTCTTCATCAAGACGCAGGTCACGATCAAGGCCGGAACCAACATGGAACGGCCCGGCCCGCTGGCGGCCCACAAGGCCTCCGACTTCATCACCGAAGAAATCAGGAGTGCGCTGAAGGAAGCGCAGGACTGCGTGATGGTGCGGGATGAGGACTTCCGCCAGGTCAGACGGCGGGGCCGCAAAAAGCTCCTCATCGTTAAGGAGATCATGGGACAGGGCGCAATGCATGACAATCTGATCCTGCCGCTGGAACCGGTGGGAACCTTTGGCGCCAAGGCCAATGTCGACCTGGGCAATCTGCCGGTCATGCTCTCGCCGCTGGAGGTTCTGGACGGGGGAATTCACGCCCTGACCTGCATCGGACCCGCTTCCAAGGAAACCTCCCGCCATTATTTCCGGGAGCCTCTGGTGCTGGAAGCCATGGCCGATCCGGAAATTGACCTGTGCGGCGTTCTGTTCGTCGGCTCCCCCCAGATCAACTCAGAAAAATTCTACGTCTCCCGCCGTCTGGGCATGACGGTGGAAGCCATTGATCCCGACGGCGTCATCATTACCACCGAAGGTTTCGGCAACAACCACATTGACTTTGCCGCGCATCACGAAGAAGTAGGCCGCCGGGGCTACCCGGTGGTGGGCATGACCTTCAGCGCCGTTCAGGGCGCTCTGGTCGTGGGCAATGACTACATGAAGCACATGGTGGACAACAACAAGTCGAAACAGGGAATCGAGAACGAAATCCTGGAAAACAACTGTCTGGCCCCGGAAGATGCCGTCCGCGCCATTGCCATGATCAAAGCCGTCATGGCCGGGGAACCGGTGAAGGAAGCGGAGCGCAAATGGACCAGCCAGGTGAAGCTGAACAACATCAAGGTGATCGAGGAAGCCACCGGCCGGACCATCCGGCTCGAGGACAACGAGCAGGTTCTGGAAAAATCCAGAAAGAGGGCCGAGATCTACGAGAAGGAAGAATAA